CAATTGTTCTCGCGTGTCCTCTGTTTGCCGACGACATCGGCGATTCGCGCCGAAATGCCATTGTCACTTCAATCGAGCGCGCTGCACCAGCCGTAGTATCCGTAAACCTTTCAATGGTCACGCAACGCCGCATTCCGATGTTGTTTGACGAGTATTGGGGTCTATTCGACATACCGCGTCCAATGAATCAGGTGCGAAAGCGGCGGATGAACTCCGTGGGCAGCGGGTTCATTTTCGATGCGCGCGGGTACATCATCACGAACTGGCACGTGGTCGAAGGTGCGACGGGTCCGAACGACGCGATTTCGGTGACGCTGCCCGATGGCCGGGAGCTGCCGGTCGAGCTAGCCGGCGCGGACGAGCGCACGGACGTGGCGGTGCTGCGCGTGCGCGATGCGGCGAACCTGCCGAGTGTCGGCCTGGGGGATTCGGACGACCTGCTGACAGGCGAGTGGGTCATCGCGATTGGCAATCCGTTCGGGACGCTGATGAAAGACCCGCAGCCGACGGTCAGCGTGGGCGTCGTGTCCGCCAACCATCGCCGCGTGAGTTCGCAGATCGGTGACGGCGAACGCTTGTATCAGGGCATGATTCAAACAGACGCGGCAATCAATCCCGGCAATAGCGGCGGGCCGCTGGTAAATGCGCAGGGACGGGTTGTTGGCGTGAACACGATGATCTTCTCGCAGAGCGGCGGCAGCGTCGGGCTGGGGTTCGCACTTCCAATTAACCGCGCACGCCGCGTCGCGGAAGAGATCATTCAATACGGGCGCCGCCGCGATCCGTGGGCTGGATTCAAGGTCGAGGACGTGCAGTCCCTGCCACCGCAAATCCTCGCCGAACTCGGGGTCCAAGTCGATTACGGCTGCATCGTGCGCAACATCGTCAAGGGGGTGCCCGCGCACCAGGCCGGCTTGCAGCCGGGTGACGTCATCGTGGGAATCAACAACAACCGCGTCGAAAATGCCACAGATATCGACTTCGTGATTTGGGACTTGTTCGTGGGGGACCACTGCGCACTCACGGTAAACCGGCAGGGCAAGACGGGAACCGTCGAGTTTCTGATTCAGGAATTGACCCGGTAGCGCCTCGCTAATTCTCTAGTGCGTCGCTCCAGAGTTTCTGAGACCCTTCGATTCGTAGCGGACCGGCGATTTCCTTGCCATCGCGCAGTACTATGTACGCGTCCGCGCCGGCCACGCTGTCCCATTGCAGCTTCGCAATCCCGCGCGCCGTCGTTTCCGAAGATGGCGCCGTGCGGTTCCCTTGCGCGCCAACGGCAACAATCGCATAGCGGTGTTCGCGGGAACCGTCATCACTCACGATTTTCGGCGCTTCGGGCGCTGCAATCGGCTCGTGCAGCATGTCGCCGCCCCACAGATGCAATACATCCCGCGGCGAAGGCAAACCGCCACCGCCGTATCCACCGCCACCGAGTGACATCTTCCCCTGCCCAATCAACGCGTCGGTGAGCGGCTCGCCATGGTTGGGACGAAACGTCTGAAACCGAATGCGGCCGGGATGCGTGCCGCCGTTCCATTCCTCGCGGGGCACGTCGGAGAACTCGAGACCCTCGCCCTGGATGATCGCCATCTGCCGCCAATTGTCGTCGAGCCACACGTTCCACGAGATATGCCCCGGCGCGGTGCGGAGAGTGCCGTCGCGCTCGAGCGCGTGAAACCGATCGTCAAACGGATCGTCGATCTCACCTTTGATCAATCGGCTCCGCACCCACAGGCCGCCCGGTCCGTCGTGCAGCGCGCGCGCGTATATGCCGCGCGGAATTCCCTGCGCCTCGAAACCTTTCTCCCACGGCTCGCCCGTGTCAGAGACGATGAGTTCCTTCGTCACGATCAGGCGCTCGACGGTGAGCTCGTTCTGCGGTTGCGGCGCGATTTCGACGATGCCGAGTGTGGCGGCTATGGAAATCGCGATGGTGAGTAGACGGTCTTTCACGATGCAGTCCTCCGGTGGGATTGGAATGGCTGCAAAGAGGATAACCCAAATGGGCCGCGGGAATCGGAATTGGATCGGGGGCTAGAAGTTCGCTTCTGGGGTCGCCGCGGACACGGCCGGGGTCTCAGTCTTGGGCGCGTCCATGAGGCCGAACATCATCTCCGCTTCGGCGACGATATGGTCGTCGCACTTGGCGACGGCGCGCACGCGGCAGGCGTTCCGGCGGATTTGCAGCATCTCTGCTTCGAGGACGAGTTGATCTCCGGGGACAACCGTGCGGCGGAACTTCGCGCGATCGATACCGAGGAAGATGGCGACCTTGCCGGGATCGACGCCGCTTTCGTGAAAGATCAGGACCGAACTGACCTGCGCCATGCTCTCGATGATCAACACACCGGGCATGACGGGCATGGTAGGCCAGTGGCCCTGGAAGAACGGCTCGTTGACGGTGACATTCTTAATGCCGACGACGCGCTCGAAAGGCACGAACGAGAGGATGCGGTCAACGAGCAGGAACGGGAACCGGTGCGGCAACACTTTCATGATCATGTTGACGTCGAGTACGGTGGGCATTTTGCTCAAGGGCACTTTGGCGCTGGGCTTGGAGTGACCGTTCAGCAGGCTTTTCTTTACTTCCTGCGAGAACTTCACGTGCGATGCGTGGCCGGACTTCACGCCGATGACGTGACCGCGCACGGGCCGGCCGAGCAGATACATATCGCCGAGGAGATCGAGAATCTTGTGGCGGACAAACTCGTCGGGGAAGCGCAGTTCCTCGTTCAGGATCGATTCGTCGCCGATCGCAACGGCGTTTTCCAGGCTGACGCCCCGGATGAGGCCCTGCTCCTGCAGCATTTTCGCGTCGCGCAGGAACCCGAATGTGCGCGCGGGGGCGATCTCTTTCGCGAAGGTTTCGGGCGTGATGATGTACGAGGCGTATTGCGTGCCGATGGCGACGTGGTCGAACGCGATCGTCATCGTGACGCGCAACTCGTCGGAGGGCAACACGCTCAACGCAACGTCGTCGTTTCGGTAATAGACCGGATGCTTTATGGTGATGTACTTTCGCTCGGCGTCCTGCTCGACGAGCCCCGCCTTTTCGAGCGTAGTCATGAACGGGACGCTGCTGCCGTCGCCGACGGGCGTCTCGCTGGCGTCGACGTCGATCTCGAGGTTATCGATTCCGAGGCCGGCGATCGCCGCGAGAACGTGTTCGACCGTGTGCACCTTCACGCCGTTGATCCCGATCGTCGTGCCGTAGGAGACGTCCACGACGTTGTCGACGTCGGCCTTGATGCCCGGTCTGTCGGGCAGGTCGGTGCGGACAAATGTGATGCCGCTGTTGGGCGGCGCGGGCTTGAACGTGATGGTCGTCAGATTGCCCGTATGCAAGCCGATGCCGGAAAAGGATGCTTCCCTAGCGATCGTCTTTTGGCGTTCCATTCAGGGTACCTTCTAGTTGGGCCAGGCGTTGTTCGAGCGACTTCAATCGCTGCAACGCATCGGGGAGTTGCCGGAGCGAGGCCTCTTTCCGCCGGTGCCTCTCAACCTCGACCGCCGGGAACCCGGACACAATGGCCCCGGGTTTCACCGACTTTGTAACCCCCGCAAACGCGGCCACTTTGGCTCCTTCGCCAATCTCGATGTGGCCATTGATGCCGGCCGCGGCTCCTATGGTGACGTTGTCTCCCAGCACAGTGCTGCCTGCAATGCCCGCTTTTCCGCAGACAATACAGTTCCTGCCTAGCTGAACATTGTGACCTATCTGGACTAGGTTGTCAATCTTTGAACCTGAACCGATGAGGGTCGCCCCGAAAGTTGCACGGTCTATACATGTATTGGCCCCGACCTCGACATGGTCGCCCAGCACAACGGTCCCCACCTGCGGGATTCGAATCAGGAGGCCGTCTTGCTCGGTATAGCCGAAGCCGTCGGCGCCTATGACGGCACCGGGCTGGATGATGCAACCCTCGCCGAAGACGACGCGGTCGCCAATCGTAACATTCTGATATATAACGGTTTGCGTGCCAATGCGGCAGTCGCGC
This window of the Candidatus Hydrogenedentota bacterium genome carries:
- a CDS encoding trypsin-like peptidase domain-containing protein, which codes for MTRFGFLAVAIVLACPLFADDIGDSRRNAIVTSIERAAPAVVSVNLSMVTQRRIPMLFDEYWGLFDIPRPMNQVRKRRMNSVGSGFIFDARGYIITNWHVVEGATGPNDAISVTLPDGRELPVELAGADERTDVAVLRVRDAANLPSVGLGDSDDLLTGEWVIAIGNPFGTLMKDPQPTVSVGVVSANHRRVSSQIGDGERLYQGMIQTDAAINPGNSGGPLVNAQGRVVGVNTMIFSQSGGSVGLGFALPINRARRVAEEIIQYGRRRDPWAGFKVEDVQSLPPQILAELGVQVDYGCIVRNIVKGVPAHQAGLQPGDVIVGINNNRVENATDIDFVIWDLFVGDHCALTVNRQGKTGTVEFLIQELTR
- the lpxC gene encoding UDP-3-O-[3-hydroxymyristoyl] N-acetylglucosamine deacetylase, translating into MERQKTIAREASFSGIGLHTGNLTTITFKPAPPNSGITFVRTDLPDRPGIKADVDNVVDVSYGTTIGINGVKVHTVEHVLAAIAGLGIDNLEIDVDASETPVGDGSSVPFMTTLEKAGLVEQDAERKYITIKHPVYYRNDDVALSVLPSDELRVTMTIAFDHVAIGTQYASYIITPETFAKEIAPARTFGFLRDAKMLQEQGLIRGVSLENAVAIGDESILNEELRFPDEFVRHKILDLLGDMYLLGRPVRGHVIGVKSGHASHVKFSQEVKKSLLNGHSKPSAKVPLSKMPTVLDVNMIMKVLPHRFPFLLVDRILSFVPFERVVGIKNVTVNEPFFQGHWPTMPVMPGVLIIESMAQVSSVLIFHESGVDPGKVAIFLGIDRAKFRRTVVPGDQLVLEAEMLQIRRNACRVRAVAKCDDHIVAEAEMMFGLMDAPKTETPAVSAATPEANF
- the lpxD gene encoding UDP-3-O-(3-hydroxymyristoyl)glucosamine N-acyltransferase → MDMTVGDIAALVSGVVRGDAAARVTGISGIREAGTTDLTFFSDPKYARHLATTNAAAVIVPLGTDFNGKTLIEVPDPRAAMFALLQRLEAEQAWRPDGIHPTAAIAPSASLAEGVCIGPGASIGDRTVIDANATVHAGARIGRDCRIGTQTVIYQNVTIGDRVVFGEGCIIQPGAVIGADGFGYTEQDGLLIRIPQVGTVVLGDHVEVGANTCIDRATFGATLIGSGSKIDNLVQIGHNVQLGRNCIVCGKAGIAGSTVLGDNVTIGAAAGINGHIEIGEGAKVAAFAGVTKSVKPGAIVSGFPAVEVERHRRKEASLRQLPDALQRLKSLEQRLAQLEGTLNGTPKDDR